The following proteins come from a genomic window of Salvia hispanica cultivar TCC Black 2014 chromosome 4, UniMelb_Shisp_WGS_1.0, whole genome shotgun sequence:
- the LOC125224057 gene encoding putative pentatricopeptide repeat-containing protein At5g09950 codes for MFPLSSPRRLFCTCISADSGFAYLANAAVLRSNSANARRWFAFLDDQNQKQVRAENHDRMAGNPFEMHESSVSHKYELLIDKFRFCRSDLEAKQFHSHVIRDGFVGDLFMGNTLINAYARSGDMSAAHNVFDEMPDTNSVTWSCLISGYTHTESFEEALDAFGRMVSAGFTPNHYALGSALRACQRLGSEGLKYGLQIHGLVSKTPYAFDVVVCNVLISMYGNCIAGSIGSDFAHRVFDGIANRNSVSWNSMISVYSQRGDVDSAFCLYTDMQKEGSVVGFRPTEYTFGSLITVASESVSTGKGSLLLMQLLAKIQMSGLLEDLYVGSALVNAFARTGVVDTAKSIFQHMGSRNAVSWNGLMVGLVKLKRGEEAVELFLDTRDLVRLNSDSYVHLLSAFGEFSCEEIGRRKGKEVHGYLVRTGMIDSSTSVGNSLINMYAKCGAVEDACSVFNLMFDKDSVSWSSMISGFDQNESFQDALLSFRTMKRIALIPSNFTLISTLSSCSSLGWMVTGEQIHSEAVKLGLNLDVSVSNTLLSLYADTGCISECRKLFSFMHDHDQVSWNIIVKAFSDSEASITEATGYFRDMMRAGRSPNCVTFINILAAAASLSCVELAHQIHALAIKCRVMDNNSVISSLLTCYGKCREISYCERIFSTMAEKDDSSWNSMISGYIHNELLTEAMHLVWLMLHNGQKLDRFTFATVLSACASVATLEHGMEIHACAARACFVSDVVIGSALVDMYAKCGRIEYASRFFELMPLRNVYSWNSMISGYARHGDGHSALEIFAKMKLENQPPDHVTFVGVLSACSHVGLVSEGYHHFESMKREHNLEPRIEHFSCMVDLLGRAGEFEKLESFINRMPIEPNVLIWRTVLGACGRANGRLLDLGRRAAKMLKELEPQNAVNYVLLANMYASSQKWERVAESRHAMKMAAARKEAGCSWVAMKDGIHVFVSGDKSHPDTDAIYEKLGELRERMKAAGYVAQVDYALYDLEVESKEEILNYHSERLAIAFVLTRKSEMPIRIMKNLRVCGDCHSAFKYVSKIVSRQIVLRDSNRFHHFSDGKCSCNDYW; via the coding sequence ATGTTTCCTCTTTCATCACCGCGCCGGCTATTCTGCACCTGCATTTCGGCAGACTCGGGTTTTGCTTATCTCGCCAATGCCGCAGTTCTACGCTCTAACTCAGCTAACGCCCGCCGTTGGTTCGCTTTCCTTGACGACCAGAATCAAAAACAAGTGCGAGCTGAGAACCATGACCGGATGGCTGGAAATCCATTTGAAATGCACGAATCTTCAGTATCGCACAAGTACGAGCTTTTGATTGACAAGTTCCGATTTTGTCGATCTGACCTCGAAGCCAAGCAGTTCCATTCACATGTAATCAGGGATGGGTTTGTTGGCGATCTGTTTATGGGAAATACGCTTATCAATGCTTATGCTAGGAGCGGGGATATGTCGGCTGCTCATAACGTGTTCGATGAAATGCCTGATACAAATTCGGTTACATGGTCGTGTTTGATTTCTGGATACACTCATACTGAAAGTTTTGAAGAGGCTTTAGATGCATTTGGAAGAATGGTGTCTGCAGGGTTTACTCCAAACCATTATGCACTCGGGAGTGCTCTGAGGGCTTGTCAGAGATTGGGAAGTGAGGGGTTGAAATATGGGTTGCAAATCCATGGTTTAGTTTCCAAAACTCCTTATGCGTTTGATGTTGTTGTGTGCAATGTCTTGATCTCCATGTATGGGAATTGCATTGCGGGTTCCATTGGTAGTGATTTTGCTCACCGCGTTTTTGATGGGATAGCAAATAGGAATTCTGTATCGTGGAACTCCATGATATCAGTTTACTCTCAGCGAGGAGATGTTGATTCTGCTTTCTGTCTTTACACTGATATGCAAAAGGAGGGTTCGGTGGTTGGTTTTAGGCCTACGGAATACACATTTGGCAGCTTAATAACTGTTGCATCGGAGTCCGTTAGTACTGGGAAAGGTTCCTTGTTGTTAATGCAGTTGCTGGCAAAGATTCAGATGTCGGGACTTTTAGAAGATTTGTACGTGGGTAGTGCTCTAGTGAATGCTTTTGCAAGGACTGGTGTGGTTGATACGGCCAAGAGCATATTCCAGCATATGGGTTCAAGGAATGCAGTTTCTTGGAACGGCTTGATGGTTGGGTTGGTGAAGCTTAAGCGAGGAGAAGAAGCAGTTGAGCTATTCTTGGATACGAGGGACCTGGTTAGGCTAAATTCTGATAGCTATGTTCATCTTTTGAGCGCCTTTGGTGAGTTCTCATGTGAAGAAATAGGAAGAAGGAAGGGGAAGGAGGTGCATGGGTATCTCGTGCGAACTGGGATGATTGATTCAAGTACTTCTGTTGGAAATAGTTTGATTAACATGTATGCAAAGTGCGGTGCTGTTGAAGATGCTTGTTCTGTTTTTAACTTGATGTTTGATAAAGATTCAGTTTCATGGAGTTCCATGATCTCTGGGTTTGACCAGAACGAGAGTTTTCAAGACGCACTATTGAGCTTCCGCACAATGAAGAGAATTGCACTTATCCCTTCAAATTTCACGTTGATCAGCACATTGAGTTCTTGCAGTAGTCTAGGCTGGATGGTTACGGGAGAGCAAATACACTCAGAAGCAGTGAAATTGGGACTCAATTTGGATGTTTCGGTATCAAACACCCTTCTTTCACTATATGCTGATACCGGTTGTATCTCTGAGTGCAGGAAGCTGTTCTCCTTCATGCATGATCACGATCAGGTGTCATGGAATATCATTGTCAAGGCGTTTAGTGATTCTGAGGCATCAATCACTGAAGCCACCGGATATTTTAGAGACATGATGCGAGCTGGACGGAGCCCCAATTGTGTAACCTTCATAAACATTCTTGCAGCAGCTGCATCTCTTTCCTGCGTCGAACTTGCACATCAAATACATGCCCTGGCGATAAAATGCCGTGTTATGGATAACAATTCCGTTATAAGTTCTCTGCTCACTTGCTATGGAAAGTGCAGAGAAATAAGTTACTGTGAAAGAATATTCTCAACAATGGCAGAGAAGGATGATTCCAGCTGGAACTCCATGATATCAGGATACATACACAATGAGCTTCTGACAGAGGCTATGCATTTAGTCTGGCTTATGTTGCACAATGGCCAAAAATTAGATCGCTTCACTTTTGCCACTGTTCTTAGCGCTTGTGCTTCCGTTGCAACACTGGAGCATGGCATGGAGATCCACGCTTGTGCAGCACGAGCTTGCTTTGTCTCTGATGTGGTTATCGGGAGTGCACTTGTGGACATGTACGCTAAATGTGGGAGGATTGAGTATGCCTCAAGATTCTTCGAGCTGATGCCTCTCCGAAATGTGTACTCCTGGAACTCCATGATATCTGGCTATGCACGCCACGGTGACGGCCACAGTGCTCTGGAAATATTCGCAAAGATGAAACTGGAAAACCAGCCACCAGATCATGTGACCTTCGTTGGGGTCCTATCAGCTTGCAGCCATGTCGGGTTAGTCAGTGAAGGCTATCACCATTTTGAGTCGATGAAGAGAGAGCACAACCTTGAACCACGGATCGAGCACTTCTCATGTATGGTAGATCTCCTCGGCAGAGCAGGCGAATTCGAGAAGCTGGAGAGCTTCATAAACAGAATGCCGATAGAGCCGAATGTCCTCATATGGAGGACTGTTCTTGGTGCTTGCGGCCGAGCAAACGGCCGCCTGCTGGATTTAGGCAGAAGGGCGGCTAAGATGTTGAAGGAGTTGGAGCCTCAAAACGCTGTCAACTACGTGCTTCTTGCTAATATGTACGCCTCTTCGCAGAAATGGGAGCGAGTTGCAGAGTCCCGGCATGCAATGAAGATGGCGGCGGCTAGGAAAGAAGCTGGGTGCAGTTGGGTCGCCATGAAGGATGGGATACACGTTTTTGTCTCCGGAGACAAGTCCCATCCCGACACGGATGCCATATATGAGAAGCTTGGTGAACTGCGTGAGAGAATGAAGGCGGCTGGATACGTGGCGCAGGTGGATTATGCTCTCTATGATCTTGAAGTGGAGAGCAAGGAGGAGATATTGAATTATCACAGTGAGAGACTTGCCATTGCTTTCGTCCTTACCCGCAAATCAGAGATGCCGATAAGGATCATGAAGAATCTTCGAGTTTGTGGAGACTGTCATTCAGCATTCAAGTATGTGTCCAAGATTGTGAGTAGGCAGATTGTGCTGCGTGACTCCAACAGATTTCATCATTTCTCGGATGGCAAATGTTCATGTAATGACTACTGGTAA